The Solanum lycopersicum chromosome 9, SLM_r2.1 genome window below encodes:
- the LOC101251320 gene encoding heat stress transcription factor A-8: MVKSFENGVSVAPFLLKCYEMVEDESTDGLISWNQSEKSFIIWDVPKFSSELLPKYFKHSNFSSFIRQLNIYGFHKTDTDRWEFLNDSFVKGQKHFLKNIVRRKQSSVAQKKPSQLEEIKSCTSEESKNLELWKEVENLKDERNVLTQELVKLKEHQQNSESKLILLREQLKVREKNQQQMLSFIVMAMQSPSFLVQFFQPKENSWCMSENGNNILSEVEDDCVDTPSDRAIVRYHPPTHEEAAETLLCAEPEPALDSQKPMELDFSSNELKDMFSNIDFFSGLMDEKLLAFENRVPLTLPYHPDDDNLLEQLLLSSPITENNEGEVMDNPACSHTGMETDLESGTFSGSEEPFHSLEDKKMEMDLLETQSDNLSNMDILAEQLGHSKF; the protein is encoded by the exons ATGGTGAAATCGTTTGAGAATGGGGTATCTGTTGCACCATTCTTGTTGAAGTGTTATGAAATGGTGGAGGATGAGTCAACTGACGGCTTGATTTCTTGGAATCAATCTGAGAAAAGTTTCATCATATGGGATGTTCCTAAATTTTCATCTGAATTGCTTCCTAAGTACTTCAAGCATAGCAACTTCTCCAGCTTCATTCGTCAACTCAACATCTAT GGTTTTCATAAAACTGATACAGATAGATGGGAATTTTTGAATGATAGCTTTGTCAAAGGCCAAAAgcattttttaaagaatattgtTAGAAGGAAACAGTCCAGTGTAGCCCAAAAGAAACCATCCCAACTTGAGGAGATCAAGTCTTGTACATCTGAAGAAAGTAAGAATCTTGAACTGTGGAAAGAAGTTGAGAATCTTAAGGATGAAAGAAATGTTCTCACCCAGGAGTTAGTCAAGCTTAAGGAACACCAGCAGAATTCAGAGAGTAAGTTGATACTTCTACGAGAACAACTAAAAGTCAGGGAGAAAAATCAACAGCAGATGCTTTCCTTCATTGTTATGGCTATGCAAAGCCCAAGTTTTTTGGTTCAGTTTTTCCAGCCCAAGGAAAACAGTTGGTGTATGAGTGAAAATGGTAATAATATACTGAGTGAAGTTGAAGATGATTGTGTAGATACACCATCCGATCGAGCAATTGTGAGGTATCATCCTCCCACTCATGAAGAAGCTGCAGAGACCCTCCTATGCGCTGAACCTGAACCTGCCTTGGATTCTCAGAAACCTATGGAGCTCGATTTTTCTTCCAATGAATTAAAAGATATGTTTTCCAATATAGATTTCTTCTCAGGATTAATGGATGAAAAGCTGCTTGCTTTTGAAAATAGGGTCCCTCTTACTTTGCCATATCATCCTGATGATGACAACTTGTTGGAACAGCTGCTTTTGTCCAGTCCAATAACAGAGAATAATGAAGGCGAAGTGATGGATAATCCAGCGTGCTCCCATACTGGTATGGAGACTGACTTAGAGTCTGGAACATTTTCAGGTTCAGAGGAACCATTTCACAGTCTGGAAGATAAAAAGATGGAAATGGATTTGCTGGAGACACAGTCAGACAACTTGAGTAATATGGATATACTTGCTGAACAGCTGGGGCATAGTAAATTCTGA